Proteins co-encoded in one Candidatus Omnitrophota bacterium genomic window:
- the serA gene encoding phosphoglycerate dehydrogenase, translated as MFKILVSDSLSEEGLSILKGIKDFQVDVKTGMKPEELKEVIKDYDALIVRSATKANKEIIQAAAKLKVIGRAGVGLDNVDLPAATERGIVVMNAPAGNTISTCEHTMSMLLALARSIPQSNASTKKGEWKRSKFMGIELYKKTLGIVGLGRIGREVSRRAQSFGMKIKAYDPYLSREVAEDLGIEVVDLDQLMAASDFITVHVPLTEDTRHLISDKQFGMMKKGARVLNCARGGIIDEQALVKAIKEGKIAGAALDVFESEPPAADSELLKLDNVIVSCHLGASTEEAQVNVAIEIAECVSDFLLGKGIRNAANYPNIDAELYKVLQPYILMAEKLGNFSSQIIKGRISEVEIQYSGEITKYDTASLSMAIMKGMLSPVLKETVNFINAIPLARSRGIQVRQTKTSVDQGFVNLVSLVVKTDEESRVVAATLSPKREPRIVKIDDFYVEATPSGYMIVMKNMDRPGIIGNVGMLLGKHNINIAAMIFGRNTPGGEAVSIFNVDSPISAELLEKIKAMENILAVKLVKL; from the coding sequence ATGTTTAAAATCTTAGTAAGCGATTCGTTGTCGGAAGAAGGTTTATCTATTTTAAAGGGCATCAAGGATTTCCAGGTGGATGTTAAAACTGGAATGAAACCCGAAGAGTTAAAAGAAGTTATCAAAGATTACGACGCCCTTATTGTGCGCAGTGCCACCAAGGCGAATAAAGAAATAATCCAGGCTGCCGCTAAGTTAAAGGTGATCGGCAGGGCCGGAGTAGGGCTGGATAACGTGGATCTGCCCGCAGCCACTGAAAGGGGCATAGTGGTTATGAACGCCCCGGCAGGCAACACGATATCCACCTGCGAGCATACGATGAGCATGCTTCTGGCTTTGGCCCGCAGCATACCCCAGTCCAACGCCTCGACTAAAAAAGGCGAATGGAAGCGCTCTAAATTCATGGGCATTGAGCTTTACAAGAAGACCCTGGGCATCGTAGGTTTGGGCAGGATCGGCCGGGAAGTCAGCCGCAGGGCCCAATCCTTCGGTATGAAGATAAAAGCTTACGATCCTTATCTTTCCCGCGAGGTGGCTGAGGATTTGGGGATAGAGGTGGTCGACCTGGACCAGCTTATGGCCGCATCGGATTTTATCACCGTGCATGTGCCTTTGACCGAGGATACCAGGCATCTTATTTCGGATAAGCAGTTCGGGATGATGAAAAAAGGGGCCAGGGTGTTGAACTGCGCCCGCGGCGGGATCATCGATGAACAGGCGCTGGTCAAGGCGATCAAAGAAGGCAAGATAGCCGGCGCAGCCCTGGATGTTTTTGAGTCCGAACCTCCGGCCGCTGATTCCGAATTGCTTAAGCTGGATAATGTTATCGTTTCCTGCCATTTGGGCGCTTCCACGGAAGAGGCCCAGGTGAACGTGGCCATAGAGATCGCCGAATGCGTCAGCGATTTTCTTCTGGGAAAAGGCATCCGCAACGCGGCCAATTATCCCAATATAGACGCGGAGCTTTACAAAGTCCTTCAGCCGTATATCCTGATGGCGGAAAAGCTCGGTAATTTTTCCAGCCAGATCATCAAGGGCCGGATCAGCGAAGTAGAGATCCAGTACAGCGGGGAGATAACCAAATACGACACCGCTTCTTTATCTATGGCGATAATGAAGGGGATGCTCAGCCCGGTGTTGAAAGAAACGGTCAATTTCATAAACGCCATACCTTTGGCCCGCAGCCGGGGGATCCAGGTAAGGCAGACAAAGACCTCCGTTGACCAGGGTTTTGTGAACCTGGTCTCGCTGGTGGTCAAGACCGATGAGGAGTCGCGCGTTGTAGCGGCCACGCTTTCCCCCAAACGGGAGCCGCGGATCGTGAAGATAGATGATTTTTACGTTGAAGCCACGCCGTCCGGTTATATGATCGTGATGAAGAATATGGACAGGCCCGGGATCATCGGGAACGTGGGTATGTTGCTGGGCAAGCATAACATAAATATCGCGGCAATGATCTTCGGCAGGAACACTCCGGGCGGGGAAGCGGTGAGCATCTTCAACGTGGATAGCCCGATATCGGCGGAACTGCTGGAAAAGATCAAGGCTATGGAGAATATCCTGGCGGTAAAATTGGTAAAATTATAA